A DNA window from Streptococcus sp. LPB0220 contains the following coding sequences:
- the queG gene encoding tRNA epoxyqueuosine(34) reductase QueG, whose product MTLKENIIQLAHSIGISKIGFTTADDFAYLEKSLRLAVEEGRNSGFEHKNIEERIHPKLSLSSAKTIISIAVAYPHKLKQQPQKTAYKRGKFTPNSWGLDYHYVLQDKLNRLAAGIEEMTQDFEYKGMVDTGALVDTAVAQRAGIGFIGKNGLVISKEYGSYMFLGELITNLEIEPDQPVDYGCGDCRRCLDACPTSCLIGDGSMNAKRCLSFQTQDKGMMDLEFRKKIKTVIYGCDICQISCPYNKGLDNPLATEIDPDLAHPELIPFIELSNGQFKEKFGHVAGSWRGKNILQRNAIIALANANDRSAIPKLLNIIETSQNQIHIATAIWSLGQLLREVTPDLVELLRNIKHPTDAIIEERTAFFEKFGIQADSQLQ is encoded by the coding sequence ATGACACTAAAAGAAAACATTATCCAACTGGCGCATTCTATTGGGATTTCAAAAATTGGATTTACAACTGCTGATGACTTCGCTTATTTGGAAAAATCGCTCCGCTTGGCCGTTGAGGAAGGACGGAATTCTGGATTCGAGCATAAGAATATTGAAGAGCGCATCCACCCCAAATTAAGTCTCTCCTCCGCCAAGACCATCATCTCAATCGCTGTCGCCTACCCCCACAAACTCAAGCAACAACCTCAAAAAACAGCCTATAAAAGAGGAAAATTCACTCCCAACAGCTGGGGGTTAGACTACCATTATGTCCTTCAAGACAAGCTCAACCGCTTAGCTGCTGGGATTGAAGAAATGACGCAAGATTTTGAATACAAGGGCATGGTCGATACTGGAGCACTAGTAGATACGGCCGTCGCCCAACGAGCAGGGATTGGCTTTATCGGAAAAAATGGCTTGGTCATTTCAAAAGAATACGGTTCTTACATGTTTCTGGGGGAATTGATTACCAATCTCGAAATCGAACCAGATCAGCCAGTCGACTATGGTTGTGGAGACTGTCGACGTTGTTTAGATGCTTGCCCAACCTCCTGTTTAATCGGGGACGGCTCTATGAATGCCAAACGCTGTTTGTCCTTCCAAACCCAAGATAAGGGCATGATGGACCTAGAATTTCGCAAGAAAATTAAAACGGTCATCTATGGATGTGACATCTGTCAGATTAGCTGCCCTTATAACAAAGGGCTGGATAATCCCTTGGCAACAGAAATCGATCCTGATCTGGCTCATCCAGAGTTGATCCCCTTTATTGAACTGTCTAACGGACAATTTAAGGAAAAATTCGGGCATGTTGCTGGAAGCTGGCGAGGCAAGAATATCCTCCAACGCAATGCAATTATCGCACTAGCCAATGCCAATGACCGCTCAGCCATCCCTAAGCTCCTGAACATCATCGAAACCTCGCAAAATCAGATTCATATTGCAACGGCTATCTGGTCTTTAGGGCAACTGCTCCGTGAAGTCACGCCGGACCTTGTTGAGCTCTTACGGAATATCAAACATCCGACCGATGCCATCATAGAAGAACGAACTGCTTTCTTTGAAAAATTCGGTATTCAAGCAGATTCACAGCTACAATGA
- a CDS encoding APC family permease, which yields MFSTLKKWFIGRPLKSGVEGEGGLLGKMQALAMLSSDALSSIAYGPEQVILVLMTVSAGAIWWSIPIGIVVLVLLASLTISYRQVIHAYPQGGGAYMVTTENLSPKAGLIAGGSLLVDYMLTVAVSVSSGADAITSAIPSLHPYNLHISILLVLILMLMNLRGLRESATSLMIPVYLFIVSTIALIGYGVIQILTGHLAYNATAHVGQTISGVSVILLLRAFTSGSASLTGVEAISNSVPFFKKPKAKNAASTLTIMALILGIMFAGITFLNYWVGVVPAKGVTTLAQMAQAILGNSPVGQAFFYVFQLSTALILAVAANTGFSAFPMLAFNMAKNKYMPHMYMEKGDRLGYSNGILTLAIGAIVLLLIFDGQTESLIPLYTIGVFIPFALSQTGMVIHWKRQYQKGFLKYSLANILGAAICYGIVLILLLFRLREIWPFFPIIGLLLWMFLSIRNHYDKVAAQLRLGGKIEKTSYAGNTVIVLVGNVTQVSVGAMSYANSLGNDVIAMHVSTEETKVKDAEVAEEFKHYFPHIRFENVMTSYRDIIQPTVEFVSKVAEEAKEKGNTVTVLVPQFIPKKHWQNILHNQMSLKLKYALRWHEEVVVASYSYHLSE from the coding sequence ATGTTTTCAACATTGAAAAAATGGTTTATTGGCCGTCCGTTGAAATCTGGTGTAGAAGGTGAAGGCGGATTGCTAGGGAAAATGCAGGCCTTGGCCATGCTCTCTAGTGACGCACTTTCTTCTATTGCCTATGGTCCAGAGCAAGTTATCTTGGTCTTGATGACCGTATCAGCGGGAGCCATTTGGTGGTCCATTCCGATTGGGATTGTGGTCCTGGTTCTTCTAGCTAGTTTAACGATTTCTTATCGTCAGGTCATTCATGCCTACCCTCAAGGGGGAGGGGCCTACATGGTGACTACGGAGAATTTGTCTCCCAAAGCGGGATTGATCGCTGGTGGCAGTCTCTTGGTCGACTACATGCTGACAGTAGCGGTATCTGTTTCTTCCGGTGCAGATGCCATCACGTCAGCGATTCCATCTCTTCATCCTTATAATCTTCACATTTCCATTTTGTTGGTCTTGATTTTGATGCTGATGAACCTTCGGGGACTGCGCGAATCGGCCACATCGTTGATGATTCCGGTCTACCTGTTCATTGTCAGTACTATTGCCTTGATTGGCTATGGTGTGATCCAAATTTTGACGGGCCATTTGGCCTATAACGCAACTGCTCATGTGGGTCAAACCATTTCAGGGGTTAGTGTCATTCTCTTATTGAGGGCCTTTACAAGTGGATCAGCTTCCCTAACAGGTGTTGAAGCTATCTCCAATTCGGTTCCTTTCTTTAAGAAACCAAAAGCAAAGAATGCAGCTTCTACCTTGACCATTATGGCTTTGATTTTGGGGATCATGTTTGCAGGGATTACCTTCCTCAATTACTGGGTGGGTGTCGTTCCGGCTAAAGGGGTAACAACTCTAGCCCAAATGGCCCAAGCCATCTTAGGGAATTCCCCAGTTGGACAAGCCTTCTTTTACGTCTTCCAATTATCAACAGCCTTGATCTTGGCAGTTGCGGCTAATACCGGTTTCTCAGCCTTTCCAATGTTGGCCTTTAACATGGCAAAAAATAAATACATGCCACACATGTATATGGAAAAAGGGGATCGTCTGGGCTATTCTAATGGGATTTTGACCTTGGCGATTGGTGCCATCGTCTTGCTCTTGATTTTTGATGGGCAAACAGAAAGCTTGATTCCGCTTTATACCATCGGGGTCTTCATTCCTTTTGCCCTTTCTCAAACAGGGATGGTGATCCACTGGAAACGCCAATATCAAAAAGGATTTCTTAAGTATTCGCTTGCCAATATCCTGGGGGCAGCCATCTGTTATGGGATTGTCTTGATCCTCTTATTATTCCGTTTGCGTGAGATCTGGCCCTTCTTCCCTATTATTGGTCTCTTGCTTTGGATGTTCTTGAGTATCCGTAATCACTATGATAAAGTTGCGGCTCAATTGCGCTTGGGAGGTAAGATTGAAAAGACAAGTTATGCGGGCAATACCGTGATTGTCCTTGTTGGGAATGTCACTCAGGTAAGTGTGGGAGCTATGAGTTATGCAAATAGCCTAGGAAACGATGTTATAGCTATGCACGTCTCAACGGAAGAAACCAAGGTTAAAGATGCGGAAGTGGCGGAAGAATTTAAGCATTATTTCCCTCATATTCGCTTTGAAAATGTCATGACGAGTTACCGGGATATTATCCAGCCAACAGTTGAATTTGTCTCAAAAGTAGCTGAGGAGGCCAAGGAAAAAGGCAACACCGTTACAGTCTTAGTCCCTCAATTTATTCCTAAAAAACATTGGCAAAATATTCTCCACAACCAAATGAGTTTGAAATTGAAGTATGCACTTCGTTGGCATGAAGAAGTGGTTGTGGCAAGCTATTCTTACCATTTGTCTGAATAA
- a CDS encoding MerR family transcriptional regulator, translating to MYHIKKAAELSGVSIKTLHHYDKIGLLVPVKSENGYRTYSQEDLERLQVILYYKYLGFSLDQIAELLAKEKSNLLPHLTKQLDYLTQKRQHLDTLIATLQKTIQEQKGERKMTIEEKFTGFSYQDNQKYHQEAVEKYGQEVMDQALERQKGREDEATEVFNQVFQALAQNLKDGLPVSANENQDQAAKLLDAIRTYGFDCSIEVFGHIGKGYVYNPEFKENIDKFGAGTAQYTSDVIAFYVENRAK from the coding sequence ATGTACCATATCAAAAAAGCTGCAGAGCTGTCGGGTGTCTCTATCAAGACCTTGCACCACTATGATAAGATAGGACTTCTAGTCCCTGTGAAATCTGAAAATGGTTATCGGACATACAGTCAAGAAGATTTAGAACGATTACAGGTGATTCTCTACTACAAGTATCTAGGATTTTCCTTAGACCAAATAGCAGAACTCTTAGCCAAAGAAAAATCTAACTTATTGCCCCATTTGACCAAACAGTTGGACTATTTGACTCAAAAAAGGCAACATCTGGATACCTTGATTGCCACCTTGCAAAAAACCATTCAAGAACAAAAAGGAGAAAGAAAAATGACCATTGAGGAAAAATTCACTGGATTTAGCTATCAAGACAATCAAAAATACCACCAAGAAGCAGTAGAGAAATATGGTCAAGAAGTCATGGACCAGGCTCTCGAGCGCCAAAAGGGGCGTGAAGATGAGGCTACGGAAGTCTTCAACCAAGTTTTTCAAGCTTTGGCTCAAAATCTCAAAGATGGACTACCCGTATCAGCAAATGAAAACCAAGATCAAGCCGCCAAACTTTTAGACGCGATTCGAACGTATGGATTTGACTGCTCTATAGAGGTTTTTGGCCATATCGGCAAAGGCTATGTCTATAATCCAGAATTCAAGGAAAACATCGACAAGTTTGGAGCTGGCACAGCCCAGTACACTTCGGATGTTATTGCCTTTTATGTCGAAAATCGAGCAAAATAA
- a CDS encoding 3-deoxy-7-phosphoheptulonate synthase encodes MVFITKSNKIDEQEITSLYRLEGPALERKEARDRELEAIIKGEDQRILLVIGPCSSDNEEAVMDYARRLADLQEQVKDQIFIVMRVYTAKPRTNGDGYKGLMHQPDTHAAPSFVDGLKAVRHLHYRVITETGLTTADELLYPASLPYVEDLISYHAIGARSVEDQEHRFVSSGISAPTGMKNPTSGNLSVMFNAIYAAQHPQNFLFNAQAVETSGNPLAHAILRGGLDASGKNIPNYHYEDLLAAAKRYSEMGLQHPFILVDTNHDNSGKQFEEQVRIVRETMMNRAWNKDLATLVRGFMIESYLEDGRQNEPVVYGQSITDPCLGWEKTQALVKEIATMNK; translated from the coding sequence ATGGTATTCATTACGAAGAGCAATAAGATTGATGAGCAAGAGATCACTTCGCTTTACCGCTTGGAAGGTCCAGCCTTGGAGCGTAAAGAAGCGCGTGATCGAGAATTGGAAGCTATTATCAAAGGAGAAGACCAACGGATCCTTCTTGTGATCGGGCCTTGCTCTTCTGATAATGAAGAAGCTGTGATGGACTATGCCCGTCGCTTGGCAGACTTACAAGAGCAAGTCAAAGATCAGATTTTCATTGTGATGCGGGTCTATACGGCTAAGCCTCGGACCAATGGGGATGGCTATAAAGGCTTGATGCACCAACCAGATACACATGCAGCACCAAGCTTTGTGGACGGTTTGAAAGCGGTCCGACATCTCCACTACCGTGTGATTACAGAAACTGGTTTGACAACTGCGGATGAGTTGCTTTATCCAGCAAGTCTTCCGTATGTTGAAGATTTAATTTCTTATCATGCCATTGGAGCGCGTTCAGTTGAAGACCAGGAGCACCGCTTTGTATCTAGTGGGATCTCTGCTCCGACAGGCATGAAGAATCCAACCTCTGGAAATCTTTCTGTCATGTTTAATGCGATTTATGCAGCCCAACATCCTCAAAACTTTTTGTTCAATGCCCAAGCAGTGGAAACATCAGGAAATCCTTTAGCTCATGCGATCCTTCGTGGAGGCTTGGATGCAAGTGGTAAGAATATTCCAAACTACCATTATGAAGATTTGCTAGCGGCAGCAAAACGCTATAGCGAAATGGGCTTGCAACATCCCTTCATCCTGGTGGATACCAACCATGACAATTCTGGCAAACAATTCGAAGAGCAAGTACGCATCGTGAGAGAAACCATGATGAACCGTGCTTGGAACAAGGATTTGGCAACTTTAGTTCGTGGTTTCATGATTGAATCCTATCTAGAAGATGGCCGTCAAAATGAACCAGTGGTTTATGGACAATCCATCACAGACCCTTGCCTAGGTTGGGAAAAAACACAGGCCTTGGTCAAAGAAATTGCAACGATGAATAAGTAA
- the manA gene encoding mannose-6-phosphate isomerase, class I, producing MGQPLFLHSVMQEKIWGGTRLKEEFGYEIPSDHVGEFWAISAHPHGVSKVANGPYEGMGLDQLYQEHRELFGNRKEPVFPLLTKILDANDWLSVQVHPDDTYAMEHEGELGKTECWYVIAADEGSEIIYGHNAKSKEELRQQIEDKNWDALLTKVPVKAGDFFYVPSGTMHAIGSGILILETQQSSDTTYRVYDFDRKDDQGNLRELHLEKSIDVLNIGEPANSHPDIVVVDNLRMTTLVASDFFTVYKWELTGKANFEKTADYSLLSVLAGEGKLTVDGKDYPIQKGSHFILPSDVESWNLEGQGLELIVSHP from the coding sequence ATGGGACAACCATTATTTTTACATTCAGTCATGCAGGAAAAAATTTGGGGAGGAACTCGTCTGAAAGAAGAATTTGGTTACGAAATTCCGAGCGACCATGTCGGTGAATTTTGGGCGATTTCAGCCCATCCACATGGAGTTTCTAAAGTAGCCAATGGTCCATACGAAGGAATGGGATTGGACCAGCTCTATCAAGAACATCGGGAATTATTCGGTAATCGTAAAGAGCCTGTCTTTCCTTTATTAACAAAGATTTTGGATGCTAACGACTGGCTTAGTGTACAGGTGCACCCGGATGATACCTATGCCATGGAGCATGAAGGAGAACTTGGGAAAACCGAGTGCTGGTATGTGATTGCGGCTGACGAAGGATCAGAGATTATCTATGGACACAATGCCAAGTCAAAAGAAGAACTCCGCCAGCAAATCGAAGATAAAAACTGGGATGCCTTGCTGACAAAAGTTCCGGTCAAGGCTGGAGATTTCTTCTATGTGCCAAGTGGGACCATGCACGCGATTGGATCTGGAATCTTGATTCTTGAAACACAACAGTCGAGTGACACTACCTACCGGGTTTATGATTTTGATCGCAAGGATGATCAAGGAAACTTGCGGGAGCTTCATCTAGAAAAATCAATTGATGTGTTAAACATCGGTGAGCCAGCTAATAGCCATCCAGATATAGTTGTTGTTGATAATCTTCGAATGACCACCTTGGTTGCCAGTGATTTCTTTACGGTTTATAAGTGGGAACTTACTGGAAAAGCTAATTTTGAAAAGACTGCTGATTACAGCTTATTGAGCGTCTTAGCCGGAGAAGGGAAATTGACTGTAGATGGAAAGGATTATCCTATTCAAAAAGGAAGTCACTTTATCTTGCCAAGCGATGTTGAATCTTGGAATTTGGAAGGGCAAGGTTTAGAATTGATCGTGAGTCACCCATAA
- a CDS encoding GNAT family N-acetyltransferase yields the protein MKYRKAEKADLDQVVRVASTAFEDYLFLKVIKDLVRDPKQYPAFVEAMMRILVKVFLKHHICLVAEKNDEIYAVALLQKGPIPFRAYLLNGGFGLLKFISLKNMLAYFKFMEDTDKELEQNVDFDWYLMLLAVAPKHQRQGYGSRFMTEGIEPFLEEIKGEKLAFYTNTKGNVYFYTKNGYKEVYSSEISFNQVEMGSWYFLKELKKH from the coding sequence ATGAAGTACAGAAAAGCAGAAAAAGCAGATCTGGATCAGGTGGTTCGAGTAGCCAGTACAGCCTTTGAGGACTATCTATTTTTAAAAGTTATCAAGGATTTGGTTCGGGATCCCAAGCAATACCCAGCCTTTGTTGAGGCAATGATGCGCATCTTGGTGAAGGTTTTTCTTAAGCACCATATTTGCCTTGTGGCAGAAAAAAACGATGAAATTTATGCGGTAGCCTTGTTGCAAAAGGGACCGATTCCTTTTCGGGCCTATCTATTAAATGGGGGATTTGGTTTGCTCAAGTTTATTTCCTTGAAAAATATGTTGGCCTACTTTAAATTTATGGAGGACACGGATAAGGAATTGGAGCAAAATGTAGACTTTGATTGGTATTTGATGCTTCTCGCAGTCGCCCCTAAACACCAACGGCAGGGCTATGGCAGTCGCTTTATGACAGAAGGAATTGAGCCTTTCTTGGAAGAGATCAAAGGGGAAAAACTAGCCTTTTATACCAATACCAAAGGAAATGTCTATTTTTACACGAAAAATGGTTACAAGGAAGTCTATTCAAGTGAGATTAGCTTTAACCAAGTAGAAATGGGAAGTTGGTATTTCTTGAAGGAACTAAAAAAACACTAA
- the secA gene encoding preprotein translocase subunit SecA, with the protein MANLLKTIIENDRGEIKRLEKMADKVFSYEDQMAALTDDELKAKTVEFKQRYQDGESLDDLLYEAFAVVREAAKRVLGLFPYKVQVMGGIVLHHGDVPEMRTGEGKTLTATMPVYLNALSGKGVHVVTVNEYLTERDATEMGELYSWLGLSVGINLAAKSPAEKKEAYLCDITYSTNSEIGFDYLRDNMVVRAENMVQRPLNYALVDEVDSILIDEARTPLIVSGQTASDTSQLYHMADAYVKTLTEDDYIIDVPSKTIGLSDSGIDKAESYFNLENLYDIENVALTHFIDNALRANYIMILDIDYVVSEDQEILIVDQFTGRTMEGRRYSDGLHQAIEAKEGVPVQEETKTSASITYQNLFRMYKKLSGMTGTGKTEEEEFREIYNIRVIPIPTNRPIARIDHPDLLYPSLKSKFKAVVEDVKSRHEKGQPVLVGTVAVETSDYLSQLLVQAGVPHEVLNAKNHYKEAQIIMNAGQRGAVTIATNMAGRGTDIKLGEGVRELGGLCVIGTERHESRRIDNQLRGRSGRQGDPGESQFYLSLEDELMRRFGSERIKAVLDRFKLSEEESVIRSNMFTRQVEGAQKRVEGNNYDTRKQVLQYDDVMREQREIIYAERYDVITANRDLAPEIKAMIKRTIKRIVEGASHSSKEERVEAILNFAKYNLVPEDTISASDIEGKSDKEVIDYLYARAEEIYASQVAKLRDEESVQEFQKVLILRVVDSKWTDHIDALDQLRNAVGLRGYAQNNPVVEYQSESFRMFNDMIGSIEFDVTRLMMKAQIHEQERPRTEHSISTTATRNIAAQQQDIPADIDLSQVKRNDLCPCGSGKKFKNCHGRKF; encoded by the coding sequence ATGGCAAATTTATTAAAAACAATTATTGAAAATGATCGAGGCGAAATCAAACGCCTTGAAAAAATGGCTGACAAGGTCTTTTCTTATGAAGACCAAATGGCAGCTTTGACGGATGACGAATTAAAAGCGAAAACAGTTGAGTTTAAGCAACGCTACCAAGATGGTGAGTCTTTGGATGATCTCTTGTACGAGGCTTTTGCAGTTGTTCGTGAAGCTGCAAAACGGGTTCTTGGTTTGTTCCCATACAAGGTTCAGGTCATGGGGGGAATCGTCCTTCACCATGGTGACGTTCCAGAGATGCGTACAGGGGAAGGAAAAACCCTGACAGCCACCATGCCGGTATACTTGAATGCCTTGTCTGGCAAAGGGGTACACGTTGTTACCGTCAATGAATACTTGACAGAGCGGGATGCAACAGAGATGGGAGAACTTTACTCATGGCTTGGCCTTTCAGTAGGGATCAACCTTGCAGCAAAATCTCCAGCTGAGAAAAAAGAAGCTTACCTCTGTGATATCACATACTCAACCAACTCAGAGATTGGTTTTGACTACTTGCGTGACAACATGGTTGTGCGTGCAGAAAACATGGTTCAACGTCCATTGAACTATGCCTTGGTCGATGAGGTAGACTCCATCTTGATTGACGAAGCCCGTACTCCGTTGATCGTTTCTGGTCAGACAGCTTCTGATACGAGCCAGCTCTATCACATGGCGGATGCTTATGTGAAGACCTTGACAGAGGACGATTACATTATCGATGTCCCATCTAAAACCATCGGTTTGTCTGATTCAGGAATCGATAAGGCAGAAAGCTACTTTAATCTTGAAAACTTATACGATATTGAAAACGTAGCTTTGACTCACTTTATCGACAATGCCCTTCGTGCCAACTACATCATGATTTTGGATATCGACTATGTGGTCAGCGAAGATCAAGAAATCTTGATCGTCGACCAATTTACTGGTCGGACCATGGAAGGACGTCGTTATTCTGATGGTCTTCACCAAGCGATCGAAGCCAAAGAAGGTGTTCCAGTTCAAGAAGAAACCAAAACATCTGCGTCGATTACTTACCAAAACCTCTTCCGTATGTACAAGAAGTTGTCAGGGATGACAGGAACAGGGAAAACTGAAGAAGAAGAATTCCGTGAAATTTATAACATTCGCGTGATTCCAATTCCAACCAACCGTCCGATTGCTCGTATTGACCATCCAGACCTTCTCTACCCAAGCTTGAAATCAAAATTCAAGGCTGTTGTGGAAGATGTCAAGTCTCGTCATGAAAAAGGTCAACCAGTCCTAGTCGGTACCGTTGCCGTTGAAACCAGTGATTACCTTTCTCAATTGTTGGTTCAAGCAGGTGTCCCTCACGAAGTTTTGAATGCGAAAAACCACTACAAAGAAGCGCAAATCATCATGAACGCTGGTCAACGTGGTGCTGTTACCATTGCGACCAACATGGCCGGACGTGGTACCGATATCAAGCTTGGTGAAGGTGTTCGCGAACTCGGTGGACTTTGTGTCATCGGGACAGAACGTCACGAAAGCCGTCGGATCGATAACCAGCTTCGTGGACGTTCAGGACGTCAAGGGGATCCAGGTGAATCTCAATTCTACTTGTCTCTTGAAGATGAATTGATGCGTCGTTTCGGTTCTGAACGGATCAAAGCAGTGCTTGATCGCTTCAAGTTGAGCGAAGAAGAATCGGTAATCCGTTCAAACATGTTCACCCGTCAAGTAGAGGGTGCTCAAAAACGGGTTGAAGGAAACAACTACGATACCCGTAAACAAGTCCTTCAATACGATGACGTGATGCGGGAACAACGGGAAATTATCTACGCTGAACGCTATGATGTCATCACTGCTAACCGTGATTTAGCACCTGAAATCAAGGCCATGATCAAACGGACCATCAAACGGATTGTTGAAGGAGCCAGCCACTCAAGCAAGGAAGAACGCGTTGAAGCGATTCTGAACTTTGCCAAATACAATTTGGTTCCGGAAGATACGATTTCTGCAAGCGATATTGAAGGAAAATCTGACAAGGAAGTTATCGATTACTTGTATGCACGTGCAGAAGAAATCTATGCTAGCCAAGTAGCGAAATTGCGTGACGAAGAGTCTGTGCAAGAATTCCAAAAAGTCTTGATCCTTCGTGTGGTGGACAGCAAGTGGACGGACCATATCGATGCTTTGGATCAATTGCGAAATGCGGTTGGACTCCGTGGGTATGCGCAAAATAACCCAGTGGTAGAATACCAATCAGAAAGTTTCCGTATGTTTAACGATATGATCGGATCGATTGAATTTGATGTGACTCGTCTCATGATGAAAGCCCAAATTCACGAACAAGAACGTCCACGTACGGAACACAGTATTTCAACAACTGCGACGCGCAACATTGCAGCGCAACAACAAGATATTCCAGCAGATATTGACTTGTCACAAGTGAAACGCAACGATTTGTGCCCTTGTGGTTCAGGCAAGAAATTTAAAAACTGTCACGGACGTAAATTTTAA
- a CDS encoding phosphatase PAP2 family protein: MKPNLQDYLKFYRWLTLPFTRKPRRVQVLQRMNRILTFAMPGIYGLVFCWLFLKKTSMGEIWPFIWIPASGFVLFSLFRHWVNVPRPYEKWEIQPLLEKNSSGHSFPSRHVFSATIISMCVCQLSLSLGMCSMLLSLLLALVRVIGGVHYPKDVLVAWGLGLVWGGLFLLV, from the coding sequence ATGAAGCCCAATCTTCAAGATTATCTGAAATTTTATCGTTGGCTAACCCTGCCTTTTACGAGAAAGCCACGTCGTGTGCAGGTTCTTCAAAGGATGAATCGAATCCTGACGTTCGCCATGCCAGGCATCTACGGCCTGGTCTTTTGTTGGCTGTTTTTAAAGAAAACTTCAATGGGAGAAATCTGGCCTTTTATCTGGATCCCTGCTTCGGGTTTTGTCTTGTTTAGCCTCTTTCGTCATTGGGTCAATGTTCCAAGACCTTATGAAAAATGGGAGATTCAACCCTTATTAGAAAAGAATTCATCTGGTCATTCCTTTCCTAGCCGACATGTATTTTCGGCGACCATTATCTCCATGTGTGTCTGTCAGTTGTCGCTTTCTCTAGGAATGTGCTCCATGCTCCTATCTCTTCTATTAGCCCTTGTCCGAGTTATTGGAGGGGTTCATTATCCCAAGGATGTTCTCGTCGCTTGGGGGCTGGGACTCGTTTGGGGAGGACTCTTTTTGCTGGTTTGA